The nucleotide sequence AGCCTTTTTCTGCACGTGAAGTCGTCGCAAGAATACAAACCATCTTACGCCGTACCGCGCGTGCTCCCGACACTGAAGAATACACTAATGTATTAGTCTTCAAGCATATTGAACTTGATATCGCTAAATTTCGCTGCAGCTGCAATGGTTCACCGGTAGAACTGACGCCTGTCGAATTTCGGTTACTTAAAACCATTATGACTAACCCCGGCGTTGTGTATTCACGAGAGCAGCTAATGGCATCGGGTTACCAAGACGGTAGAGTCGTGAGCAACCGTACAATAGACAGTCATATGAAAAACTTGCGGCACAAGCTAACCGCGGATCACCTAGAGTGTCCAATTCAAGCCGTGTACGGCGTAGGCTACAAAATCGTCTAAACCTTAAAACTTCTTTAAACCCCCTTAAATCCTGCACAATATCTGCACTTTTAGCCGATAGGATGACGTGCAGGTAAATCATTAACAAGACACCCACGACAATTCTGTTTCTTATGGGTGTCTTGATAATCAACCAATAATCAAACGCTCGTTATACGCGCAAAAAACCGCGTTTTATCATGGGTGTCTCGTTAGCGTTTTTTATCATGGGTGTCTTGTTAGTGTTGTTAGCGGATAAATGAAAAATGCAGCGTTGGCTATTAATTAAAAGGTGGGTGTCTTTATATGAATAAAAAAGAAACTAGGTATTTGCTGGGTGCTGCATTACTTATTCTTACGTTGGTAGCGTGCGGTGGTAGCGATAGTTCAAGTACCGTTGATACAGACACTACGTCTGCATCAGACACGGATAATACACAATCAGACACCCAACTAGGGTTAGATCCTGACAACTTTCTCACAGACGCCTTAGCCCAAGACATAAGCACAACCTCTTGTACCTTATCTGATGGCACAGAGACCCAATGCTACGAAATAGTCATCAATGGCGTACCTTCAAATAATGAAATAGGGCCATTTTGCCCTACACATATTGATGATGACGAAACACAAGGGGGGGTATGGTTTGACGGAAGCGGCGAGCTGTATCAACTCGATGGTGAGTTTATTGTGTATACCAAAACGCTCTACGGAGATGATTGGCAGCTATATGACGAGACCACTGGTGAGGTATATGTAACAGACACCCAAGTCGCCTGTGAAGCAGCAGCGCGACCCGATGTAGATCCCGAGTATCAAAATCACTGTGTGCAATGCGATATCGAATACTATAACGGGGGGGTTCAGCAAACTTTTCTTATCCCCGTTACTCCAGTAGCGTTATCCAACCCAGAACAAGTCAGTGCTGATATAGGTGTAGCACTCAACGGTGTTGTTATCGCGGGCCCCGCGCCTGTTAGCGACATTCTCGCCGCCAACACCATTGCCGCTTTTGACGATTGCGGCGGGCATATAAACCCGGTGGAAGGCTATCATTACCATGCAGCATTAGGCTGTAGTGATGTCATTACCTCAGTAGACGGCCACGCAAACCTCATTGGTTATGCGTTAGACGGGTATGGCATTTATGCCATGTTGAATTCAACAGGCGAAGAAGATTACGATCTTGACGAATGTAGAGGTCATAGCGACGACACGAGAGGTTATCATTATCATGCTGCAAGTGCGGCTGAAAATATGTTTATCGGCTGTTACAGTGGAGCGCAGGGAAGTATAGAGGTAGCGCAGTGATAAAACCAGTCACCTTATTGAGCTTGCTATTACTCAATTCATTTGTTTTTTCGTCACAAAGTTATGCGCACAATGGGCATGTTTTTGATGCCTCAATTAACGCTTGCAGAGCATTAAGCGTAAGCGACGAATGTCAGTACGAGTCTGGAGGCGACAAACGCTTTAAAGGCACATGCCAAGTTTTCAATGGCACGAAACTCTGCGTACGAAATCAGCCTATCGAATTCATCAAGGGGGATGGTGCTAAGGCAAACCCTGATTCACACGAGCATCATCACGAAAACAGTCCCCACACCGTCGCCACTCACCTACCCCCACAGCTAAGCAACCCGCTTCTAACATTCTTTTAAGCTTTGCAATGCCGTTCAAACCTTGGAACGGCAACCACTTTGCTGTGTAAATATCTTTCACTCACAATGAAATGTTTGCACAATACGTGTGTATAGCCCGCCGAAAAATAAAAATTTCAATTAGAAAACATGCAGTTACTGGAATGGTACAGCTATTGCTACTTTAGTAGTAATTATCACGCAGGTTGTCGAAACATTGGAGGTTGTCATGCACTTACCAGTAAGCGTAGTTACCATAGTAAAAAGCCGTACTGAAAAGCTCTGTCACTTGATTGAGCAACTAGAACATTGTCACCCCTCGCCAGCTGAACTCGTTATTGTATGGATGTCTTCACCGTCTGAACTGTCTCTTATACGAAGCGAAAAATTCGATATTGTGCACAAATTTGTCAACCAAGACGATTTACCCATCGCAAGAGCCAGAAACAAAGGCTTGCTTGAAGCAAAACATGACACCCTCGTCTATATGAACGTTGATGCCATATGTGCGCCAAACTTCATTGAAGCAGGCCTTAGAGAATGGTCACAACATAGCGTTCTGCACACCAAGGTAAAAATGATAGACGCAGAATGCTGGCACCTCGACCACAATCTAATCAGCGCGTCGATGTCGTCTGAAACCACACTAACAGACAGTGATGCCAACGACACACCTAAAAAAGATACTCCTTCAGAAGATGGCCCCTCTGAAGACAACAACGAAATCCCTCACCGAGACCAAATAACAATTAAGCAGGAAAATCATCATGGAAAGTTTAGTCACGATAGTATTTGTTCTACAGTGTTTTTTATTAATAAGACAGATTTCGAGAAAACCGGCGGTTTCGATGAAGGCTACAGCGGCTTCGGAATAAACGACGAAGATTTTTTCACCAATTGCAGAACTTTAGGGTTCGCCATTAAAGAAATACCACAAATCACCTTCTTACCTGAGCGGCCGAATTATCAATGCCCGGTTAATCACCTACTGGATTTCGTTAAGAACGCTGAACGTTACTATTCGAAATGGGGCAAGTACCCCCGCCCCGACGTGCTAGATGCCTACGCCGAAGCAGGCTATATCAATCAAGACTATATTGAAAATGGCATTCAGGTTTTACAACTTCCTAACGCAAGTAAAAACGAAGACGATACAGAGACACCCATGCAAACATCGCCAGAATTGAGCGCTGCATCTATCACGCCCTCACGTATGGCAGCTCAGGTAGACAAGCAGGTTACGCAGCTACGGAACCTAAATACAGGTGTAGAACAAGACACCCATGATGCAGCCGCAAACAACGCTATCGTTGCCTCACGTGTTTACACTGCGTAATAGCGAGTTTGCGATGAATGAGGAAAGGTTATGTCACTTTTAAAACCGAATCTCTCAGCGCAACTTAGTGAGTTTATAGCTCAGCCTGCATTTCCATGTGCAGGCGCAAAAACCGCGCTCACCAAAGATCAAGTACACGTAAAACAGTACGACGATCTATCCTGTGAAATGAATAATATTGATATGCTTTCGGATATTTACGATTTTATTCATCAATTCAACATGGAAAAAGACATTTACTCGTCGTTGGTATTTACCTTTGAACTCCCAGATGTACTGAACGAAACTGTGTTCGACAAACTGTTGTGGAGAAAGCTGCAACAACTCCATGAAATTGACGCATGCATAAATGACTGGGACGAGAATGTGGCCGACGATCCACATCACCCTAATTTCAGTTTCAGTTTAGGCGGCTGTGCCTTTTTCATTATTGGCCTGCACCCTGCGGCTTCGCGTAAAAGCAGGCGCTTTTCACGGCCAGCACTGGTTTTTAACCTTCATGCGCAATTTGAAGCGTTAAAAGAACAAGGCAAGTTCACTCCGTTACGGGATCATATCAGAGAGCAAGATGCTATTTTTTGTGGCAGTGAAAATACGCTGCTCGACAATCATGGAGAATCCTCGGAGGCCCTGCAGTACAGTGGCAAGCAACAGCCTAAAAACTGGCAATGCCCGTTCCACGCTGCATCAAATTAAACCATAAAAAGAGTCAAACAATGAGACAAACAATACAACCTAGAAGCGGCACAGCATTTACGATTAAAAAAGGGGAAAGATTAAAAGTTATCGACCCCGAGGGTGAACAAGTGGCCGATATTTATGCGTTTAACGAACACGACAAAACCGAGTTTCTGTCATCAGGCAGAACCCTGGATTACAACGAAAGCATTCGCTTTAAAACCGGCAGCAAGCTTTACTCCAACTTAAGTGAAGTCATGTTTGAAATAATCGAAGACAAAGTGGAAGATCATGACTTCTTGCTCACGCCATGCAGTGTGGACACATTTAGACACTTTTATCCTGACGAAGAACCCGTCCCTGGCTGCTACGGCAATCTTGTTGCCGCCTTCGCGGAATTTGATATTCCTGCTCACCATGTAGGCACAACGTTCAATACCTTTATGAATGTGGATATTAGCGACAGCGGAAAAATTGCGGTTCTGCCGCCAAAAAGCCAAGCCGGTGACTTTACCGTATTTGAAGCCAAAATGGACATGATAGTGGGCTTAACCGCCTGTTCTGCTGGCGAGTCAAATAACTTTCGCTATAAACCTATACAATTTGAAATTTTACCAGCCCAGACAGTATAAAGCCGCTACCTATCGCAGCGGCTTAAAACAGGCTTACACCAGCTTATTTTTCAACGACTTGAACACTTATCGGGTTTTCAAACGCGTTTAACTTGTCTTCAAGCAGGGTAGAGAATGCTTCGGCTGAATGAATGGCCTCGTCTCTTTGAGGCCACACCGCCAGAATTTTGTATTCGAATGCGGTTAATGGCTTGAACATCACTAAGTGATCGAATTCGCCTTTTTCTACGCCGACGACTTGGTCTAGCCTGTAAAATACCGCTAGGCCCAATTTATCTTGGTCGCCTAGCACACTTTGAGGCCCCCACGTCCCAATCACGCCCCACTCAGCGCCTTTTACATCAATAACTTGTGTATTATCATGCGCGACTAACCCCGCCACTATTCCTGACGCGGCTTCTGATGCTTTCACGTTAATATGGGTGGTTGGGTCAAATGCATTAATTCGGTATACCGTTTGAATGTCTACCCCCGCTGAACCGTTTTCATCCAAAGCCCAGTTTTCATAATTCACTTTAAAAGAGGCTGAAGTCTGACTGTTCTCAAGCAAGGTATAAGACGTATTATCTACATATTGAAAATGTAATATGCCATCGTCGGTCTTTCTTCCAAGGGCGCCAACACCCAAAGATTTACCTACTTTAAGCGCATCTCCCCCCCACTCACTGAGTGAATGATAACTGTCGTAACCATCCTGACCTACTTTTGATAGAACCGGGTCGCTTCCTGTTTTCACAAATACATCAATCGCATTACGCCAATCGAAATATAGACGATAGCCTACTTTGTCGGATTCCCAGCCTGGCCCTTCGTAGCGTAAATAATAAGAATGATCGGTAAGCTGCTCAGGTGCAACAAAGTGTTCCACCGTTTCGAAGGAAAATTCTTGTGCTTCATATACCGTGCCGTTCCATTCGCCGCCGGTTCTGATCGAAAGCTCTGCATGCGCAAAATCTTCAACGGGTTGGCCTGCGCTAATTCTGGTTAGGGGATAATACTCCGAAGCGCCTGGCGCCACGTTAATGGCGGCAAAAAGTGCTTTTCCGCCTTCCGGCGTATTGCGCCATTCAGATGGCACCCCCTTTACCCGCCATTGTGATTCCGCGTCGGGTACCGGTACGGAAACCCATTGTGTCATCGTGCCCCCTTCTGCTGGGTTATTAACCAGCACACCCTTTTCTTTTATATTTTTTGCATTATCGCACGCCGTCAATATTGGCAATAAAACCAAACCTAACTTCATGACTTTATTCATAAAACCTCTCCTAACGATGAATTTATCGGTAATTACTCACTCAGTTTATTTTAAACAATATATTGACAAATGCCACCGGTGGCAATTATTTTAAATTTTGTTAACGGAATTTTTCAATTTAGTATGTCGTTTGTATATATCGATGTCGGTTTAAAGGGTTACTCAAATGGTGAACTTCAGTTTAGAAGGCAAAAGAGCGCTGGTTACAGGGGCTAGTCGAGGAATTGGTCAAGCCCTATCTCTTGCGCTCGCCCAGGCTGGCGCGCATGTTATCTGTGCAAGCTCTCGCGCCGGAGGCTGCGACCACACAGTAAGTAAAATCCTGGCAACGGGGGGGTCTGCCAATGCGGTAAGCGCAGATTTGTCTAATTCAGAGCAAGTTGCGGCCATGGCAGAAGAAGCGATGGGGCTAAAAGGCAATATCGATATTTTAGTCAATAATGGGGGCACTATCCATAGGGCACCAGCCACCGACTTCCCGCTATCAGCGTGGCAACATGTGCTTGCGGTTAATCTTGATTCTGCGTTTATTTTAAGCCAAGCCATAGGCCGCAACATGATTCAGCAACAGCAAGGGAAAATTATCAATATTGCCTCAATGCTGAGTTACTCTGGCGGTATCACTGTACCTGCCTATACCGCAAGCAAACACGCCATTGCGGGTCTTACCAAAGCATTAGCGAATGAATGGGGTCAATTCAATATTCAAGTGAATGCCATAGCACCAGGCTATATCAAAACTGACAACACTCAAGCACTGCAAGATGATGAAAAACGCAGTAGCGAAATATGTGCTCGAATACCTGCTGGACGATGGGGGCAAACCGATGATCTCGCTGGCGCTGTGGTTTTTTTAGCCAGCCAAGCCAGCAATTACGTTAATGGGCACACCCTCGCCGTCGACGGCGGCTTTTTAGCACGATAGGAACCGTTTACTATGAACAACAAAATTGATTGTCGTTATGCTATTGGAAAGAAAGAGGCCAACGCCTACAACACCAATGAGCTAAGAGAGGCGTTTTTAGCAGAAAGCTTAATGACGCCGGGAAAAGTGGTATGGATTTACACTCATTACGAGCGCTTTATGCTAGGAAGTGCGGTGCCAACCACCACCCCGCTGACACTAGAGACCATTGAAGACCAGTTAAAAATGCCCTTCTTTACCGCGCGTAGAGAGGTGGGTGTTATTAATATCGGAGGTCCAGGCACTGTTGAAGTCGCGGGTGTCAGCTACGATTTAGGCAATGAAGAAGCGCTTTATATCGGAAAAGGCAACGATAACGTCGTTTTCTCCTCTAAAGATGCGAATAACCCAGCAAAGTATTATCTTAATTCTGCCCCTGCACATCACAGCTACCCATGTAAAAAAATTGGAGAGCTAGAGGCAAATGTGCTGAATTTGGGCAGCCAAAGCACCTCCAATGAAAGAGACATTAAACAGCTCATCATTAATTCGGTGGTTGATACTTGCCAACTCCAAATGGGGCTCACTCGCCTGAAAAATGGGTCGGTATGGAATACCATGCCTGCTCACCAGCACGACAGACGTAACGAGGTTTACTTCTATTTTGATTTAGGCGATGACAAACGCGTTTGTCACTTCATGGGCGAACCCCACGAAACCCGCCACCTTTTTGTGGCAAATGAGCAAGCCGTGATTTCACCTCCTTGGTCGATACACTGTGGCGTAGGCACAGGAAGTTACGCCTTTATCTGGGGAATGGCTGGCGAAAACCTAGACTACGACGATATGGATAAATTTCCACCTTCGGCTCTTCGTTAAGGCGTGTCAACTATGCAGTTTTTGTCAAAGATAATGGTTATCGGCTTTACCGTCGCCACTCTTATGAGTTGCTCCAGCGAGGAGGTCGACCCGGATATCACTGTCCTTCGCATTGGTCATTCTTTGGATACACAACACTCAGTGCACAAGGCGATGGAGTATTTAGGTGAGCGGCTCGCCTATTATTCTAACGGAACCATGAATGTGGTTATTTACCCCAATAGTCAATTGGGCACTGAGCGCGAAATGATTGAGCTATTGCAGATTGGCTCTTTAGCAATGACGAAAGTGTCCGCCAGTCCCTTGGAAGGCTTTGCGCCTGAAATGAAAATATTCAGCATTCCTTATTTGTTTAGAGATAGCGAGCATTTCTGGCGCGTTCTTAATAGTGATCTAGGCAGCGCACTGCTTACCGGTATCGAAGATTATCGCTTAAAGGGCTTAGGCTACTATGACGCAGGCAGCCGCAGTTTTTATACCAATGACAAACCCATTCGCCAACCCAGTGACCTAAGCGGCCTTAAAATTCGCGTGTTAAACAGCCCAACCGCCGTTGCGAGCGTTCGTGCACTAGGCGGCGCAGCCACGCCCGTGTCATGGGGAGAGCTATATACTGCGTTACAGCAGGGTGTGGTAGACGGGGCTGAAAATAACCCGCCAAGTTATTACCTGTCTCGTCACTATGAAATTTCACGATATTACAGCCTCGATGAACATACGAGTGTGCCTGACGTTATGCTTGCTTCACTGCCGGTTTGGAACCGCCTTACTGATACTCAAAAGGAGTGGCTAACCAAAGCCATGGCCGATTCGGTGCAATACCAGCGTCAGCTTTGGAAAACGTCCACTATCGAGTCTCTTGCCAAAGTGAAAGCCGAAGGCGTCTCGGTCATCTACCCCGATAAAGCGCCTTTCTTAGAAGCGGTAAAGCCGCTTCATGAAAGCTTTAACGGCACACCAATAGGTGGGCTTATCCAAGACATTAAGGGGATGTAAAAATGACAATAATAAAATTCATCGATAAAACCTTGGCCGCAGCACTCGTTGTCGCAATGACCTGTATTTTACTGACGGTTATTTGGCAAATTGTCTCTCGCTATCTACTTCAAGATCCCGCAGCGGCAACCGAAGAGCTCTCTCGATTTTTCCTCATCTGGATAGGAATTCTAGGCGCCGCTTACGCCTATAAACAGCGCGCTCACCTTGGGTTTAACCTCATCGTAGAGCGCCGTTCTTTTGCTATTAAACGAATTCTACTTACCCTCGTTGAGTGTGTTGTTATTTACTTCTGTGTGCTTGTCATGGTTTATGGCGGCTCAGAATTAGTCATGCTAACCCTTGAGCTCAACCAGATATCAGCAGCGCTAGGCGTCAAAATGGGACATATCTATCTCGTCCTTCCTCTATCAGGGCTACTGATTATTGGCTATAGCCTTGTCAACATTGCCACCCTGTGGTCTCAACCTCAAACGAGTACGCAATAATGGAATTAACTGGCATTATTTTAGTCGTCGTATTTTTTGCTTTATTGCTATTAAACGTCCCTATTTCCATCAGCATTGGTGTAGCGACGTTACTTGCCATGCTGATGAATATGGATGTAACCCCCGCCACCATTACCATTGCCCAGCGTATGGTGGGCGGGTTAAATAGCTTTGCCCTTTTGGCCATCCCCTTCTTTGTATTATCAGGTTTAATTATGGGGCGCGGGGGAATTGCTAAGCGCCTCATCGAATGTGCCATGGCGTTAATTGGCGCGTTGCCTGGAGGATTGGCATTAGTCAATGTGGTCTCTTGCATGATGTTCGGTGCTATTTCTGGTTCTGCGGTTGCCGCCACCTCTGCCATTGGCAGTTTTATGCTACCAGAAATGAAAAAGG is from Alteromonas australica and encodes:
- the kduI gene encoding 5-dehydro-4-deoxy-D-glucuronate isomerase; translated protein: MNNKIDCRYAIGKKEANAYNTNELREAFLAESLMTPGKVVWIYTHYERFMLGSAVPTTTPLTLETIEDQLKMPFFTARREVGVINIGGPGTVEVAGVSYDLGNEEALYIGKGNDNVVFSSKDANNPAKYYLNSAPAHHSYPCKKIGELEANVLNLGSQSTSNERDIKQLIINSVVDTCQLQMGLTRLKNGSVWNTMPAHQHDRRNEVYFYFDLGDDKRVCHFMGEPHETRHLFVANEQAVISPPWSIHCGVGTGSYAFIWGMAGENLDYDDMDKFPPSALR
- the kduD gene encoding 2-dehydro-3-deoxy-D-gluconate 5-dehydrogenase KduD, whose product is MVNFSLEGKRALVTGASRGIGQALSLALAQAGAHVICASSRAGGCDHTVSKILATGGSANAVSADLSNSEQVAAMAEEAMGLKGNIDILVNNGGTIHRAPATDFPLSAWQHVLAVNLDSAFILSQAIGRNMIQQQQGKIINIASMLSYSGGITVPAYTASKHAIAGLTKALANEWGQFNIQVNAIAPGYIKTDNTQALQDDEKRSSEICARIPAGRWGQTDDLAGAVVFLASQASNYVNGHTLAVDGGFLAR
- a CDS encoding glycosyltransferase family 2 protein: MHLPVSVVTIVKSRTEKLCHLIEQLEHCHPSPAELVIVWMSSPSELSLIRSEKFDIVHKFVNQDDLPIARARNKGLLEAKHDTLVYMNVDAICAPNFIEAGLREWSQHSVLHTKVKMIDAECWHLDHNLISASMSSETTLTDSDANDTPKKDTPSEDGPSEDNNEIPHRDQITIKQENHHGKFSHDSICSTVFFINKTDFEKTGGFDEGYSGFGINDEDFFTNCRTLGFAIKEIPQITFLPERPNYQCPVNHLLDFVKNAERYYSKWGKYPRPDVLDAYAEAGYINQDYIENGIQVLQLPNASKNEDDTETPMQTSPELSAASITPSRMAAQVDKQVTQLRNLNTGVEQDTHDAAANNAIVASRVYTA
- the gntA gene encoding guanitoxin biosynthesis heme-dependent pre-guanitoxin N-hydroxylase GntA, producing MSLLKPNLSAQLSEFIAQPAFPCAGAKTALTKDQVHVKQYDDLSCEMNNIDMLSDIYDFIHQFNMEKDIYSSLVFTFELPDVLNETVFDKLLWRKLQQLHEIDACINDWDENVADDPHHPNFSFSLGGCAFFIIGLHPAASRKSRRFSRPALVFNLHAQFEALKEQGKFTPLRDHIREQDAIFCGSENTLLDNHGESSEALQYSGKQQPKNWQCPFHAASN
- a CDS encoding DUF1989 domain-containing protein translates to MRQTIQPRSGTAFTIKKGERLKVIDPEGEQVADIYAFNEHDKTEFLSSGRTLDYNESIRFKTGSKLYSNLSEVMFEIIEDKVEDHDFLLTPCSVDTFRHFYPDEEPVPGCYGNLVAAFAEFDIPAHHVGTTFNTFMNVDISDSGKIAVLPPKSQAGDFTVFEAKMDMIVGLTACSAGESNNFRYKPIQFEILPAQTV
- a CDS encoding TRAP transporter substrate-binding protein — translated: MSCSSEEVDPDITVLRIGHSLDTQHSVHKAMEYLGERLAYYSNGTMNVVIYPNSQLGTEREMIELLQIGSLAMTKVSASPLEGFAPEMKIFSIPYLFRDSEHFWRVLNSDLGSALLTGIEDYRLKGLGYYDAGSRSFYTNDKPIRQPSDLSGLKIRVLNSPTAVASVRALGGAATPVSWGELYTALQQGVVDGAENNPPSYYLSRHYEISRYYSLDEHTSVPDVMLASLPVWNRLTDTQKEWLTKAMADSVQYQRQLWKTSTIESLAKVKAEGVSVIYPDKAPFLEAVKPLHESFNGTPIGGLIQDIKGM
- a CDS encoding YHYH protein codes for the protein MNKKETRYLLGAALLILTLVACGGSDSSSTVDTDTTSASDTDNTQSDTQLGLDPDNFLTDALAQDISTTSCTLSDGTETQCYEIVINGVPSNNEIGPFCPTHIDDDETQGGVWFDGSGELYQLDGEFIVYTKTLYGDDWQLYDETTGEVYVTDTQVACEAAARPDVDPEYQNHCVQCDIEYYNGGVQQTFLIPVTPVALSNPEQVSADIGVALNGVVIAGPAPVSDILAANTIAAFDDCGGHINPVEGYHYHAALGCSDVITSVDGHANLIGYALDGYGIYAMLNSTGEEDYDLDECRGHSDDTRGYHYHAASAAENMFIGCYSGAQGSIEVAQ
- a CDS encoding TRAP transporter small permease; translation: MTIIKFIDKTLAAALVVAMTCILLTVIWQIVSRYLLQDPAAATEELSRFFLIWIGILGAAYAYKQRAHLGFNLIVERRSFAIKRILLTLVECVVIYFCVLVMVYGGSELVMLTLELNQISAALGVKMGHIYLVLPLSGLLIIGYSLVNIATLWSQPQTSTQ
- a CDS encoding DUF4861 family protein; translation: MNKVMKLGLVLLPILTACDNAKNIKEKGVLVNNPAEGGTMTQWVSVPVPDAESQWRVKGVPSEWRNTPEGGKALFAAINVAPGASEYYPLTRISAGQPVEDFAHAELSIRTGGEWNGTVYEAQEFSFETVEHFVAPEQLTDHSYYLRYEGPGWESDKVGYRLYFDWRNAIDVFVKTGSDPVLSKVGQDGYDSYHSLSEWGGDALKVGKSLGVGALGRKTDDGILHFQYVDNTSYTLLENSQTSASFKVNYENWALDENGSAGVDIQTVYRINAFDPTTHINVKASEAASGIVAGLVAHDNTQVIDVKGAEWGVIGTWGPQSVLGDQDKLGLAVFYRLDQVVGVEKGEFDHLVMFKPLTAFEYKILAVWPQRDEAIHSAEAFSTLLEDKLNAFENPISVQVVEK
- a CDS encoding response regulator, whose translation is MRSDNHVLIVEDEEKIAQILVDFFALEGFDSHVLHSGEGVIDEVKKRPPTAVILDRMLPGVDGLTLCKQIRQFSQVPILMLTARVDEIDRLIGLEAGADDYVCKPFSAREVVARIQTILRRTARAPDTEEYTNVLVFKHIELDIAKFRCSCNGSPVELTPVEFRLLKTIMTNPGVVYSREQLMASGYQDGRVVSNRTIDSHMKNLRHKLTADHLECPIQAVYGVGYKIV